A stretch of DNA from Parvularcula bermudensis HTCC2503:
GGAAAGGCAGCCTGACCCGTCCGCCCCCCTCTTTTAAGGGGCGCAATACGGGTCAGGGCTGCAAGTAGGGACTGGCTCAGCCCGAGACGTCCATCATCTCGTCGTCGTCCATCGCCATGCCGGCATTTTCGGGATCTTCCCAAATGCGGAACGTATTGATGTTGAATTCGGCAACCAGACCGTCGGCGTCGAACGCATAGAGAAGCGGCTCACCCGTCTCTGCGACGGCGTCGGCATTCGCCGTAATGAGGGTCACGCCGGCATTGATGCCAACTTCCCATTCCTCGCCATCGGTCAACGACGCCAGGCTTTCTTCGTCACGGAAGACATAGACCATGGCTTTTTCATCGATACCAGCTTGGAGCCCAATCGACGCTTTGCCGATATCGTAATAGCCAACCGGTTGTCCGTCGACCATCAGGACGCCGTTACCGCCGGCCCCACCGACGATCAAATCCGCCTTCAGAACTTCAGGGAATACCAGAATGCCCGCGGCATCCTTTGTGCTTTCCATGCAGCTCTCGGAAATCGCCTGACAGCGTTCAAGCATATCCTTGGCTTGCATTTGCAAATCGGTGCCGGTTTCGCCCGCCTGGGCGCCGGAAAAGGCCACGGAAGCGAGGGCCGTGACGCCTGACAATAGGCTTAGCTGTGAGATACGCATAAGTGTCTCCTCATATGTCTTCAGTTTGGGGCCAGCGGCCCGTCGGACAGTCGCGGTCTGCAACACCCGTCCCCCCATCAACGGAAGAAACCCCAACAAGTTCAATTGACTGTCTGTAAGGTTGCCGCCTCGCCGCCCGTCGCGACGCCCTCTCGCAGGACGTGACCTAAGAGTGCTAAGCCTTGCCACAAAAATATCTGGAGACGCTCATATGGCCGATGCCCCTCGCCCGCCGCGCATTCCCCGTAACCGGGACGATGATTACACCGCCGAGATGGCAGCGGATCGCGCCCGCTTTGCCGCCGCCCAGACCGGGGCCCCCCTCGATCACGTCACCAAGGGCACGATCGACCCCGCGCTGCTCAAGGGGAATTGCGAGAATTTCTTCGGGGTCGCCCAGGTCCCCATCGGGCTTGCCGGGCCGCTGGAGATCGATGGCGAACACGCCAAGGGACCATTCTACATTCCCCTGGCGACGACCGAGGGAACGCTTGTGGCAAGCTATAACCGAGGAATGCGTCTGTTGTCCGAGGTCGGCGGGGTCAAAACCACCGTCATCGAACGCTATATGCAGCGGGCCCCGGTGTTCCATTTTGCCAATGCGCGGGACGCCCGCGCCTTCGGTGAATGGGTGGCGGATCACGAGGCGGATATTCGCACCGCGGCGGAGGCGACCACCACTGTCGGTCAGCTGCACCACATCCAGCGCTTTCAGGTCGCGCAGATGTGCTTTCTACGGTTCAATTACCTGACAGGCGATGCCGCCGGGCAAAATATGTCCGGCAAGGCGACCTATGCCGCCTGCGAATGGATAGCCGAGCACGCCCCCGGTCAACCGTGGTATACGCTGTCAGGGGCGATCGACACGGACAAAAAACACTCGCACATGAACATGCTTCACTCCCGCGGAGCGCGGGTGGTTGCCGAGGTGACGATCCCCGATGCGGTCATGCAGGCCATGATGGGGCCAAGCAACGCAAAATTGTTCCGTGGACGCTTGGTTTCCAATGCGGGCGGCATGCTCGCCGGCACGGTCAATAACGGGATGCATGCGGCCAATGGCCTAACGGCCCTGTTCATCGCCACCGGGCAGGACGTGGCCAATATCTCCGAAAGCCACGCCGCGATCACCTTTGTCGAATTGCTGCCGAACGGAGACTATTACTGGTCCATCACCATCCCCTCCCTGATCGTTGCGACCTATGGCGGCGGCACCGGTCTTCCCACCCAGCGGGAATGCCTCGAAATGCTTGGGTGTTACGGCAAGGGGAAGGTCGAGAAATTCGCCGAGATCTGCGCCGCCACAGTGCTCGCAGGGGAGATCTCCCTTGCGGCGGCCGTCCAACATGGCGACTGGGTCAGCTCCCATGACCGCTACGGGCGCAACCGGCCTTGATCGGCCTCTCGCAGTGTCGACCAAGGTGACCAGACAGTGCATTGCGGATTGCCGCGGCTGACGGCACACTTGAGCCATGAGTGCGACCCCGAAATCCGACGGCCTCCTTTTTTCCGACTCTGCATGGACCTTTTCGGACCTGCAACGAACCTTTGAAGCGATTGAGGATATCGGCCTGAATGATCTGGGCCTCGATTGTTACGCCAATCAGATCGAGGTCATCACCTCTGAGCAGATGCTGGATGCCTATTCCTCCCACGGGATGCCATTGATGTATCGTCACTGGTCCTATGGGAAGCATTTCGCGCGCGACCAGATGAACTATCAAAAGGGGTATTCGGGGCTCGCCTACGAGATCGTGATCAACTCCGATCCGTGCATCGCCTATCTCATGGAGGAAAACTCCATGACGATGCAGGCCCTGGTGATGGCCCATGCCTGTATGGGACACAATCACTTCTTCAAGAATAATTATCTTTTCCGTCAGTGGACGGATGCCAGCGCCATCCTCACCTATCTCGATTTCGCCAAACGCTATATCGCGCGGTGCGAGGATGAATATGGCCATGAAGAAGTCGAGCTGATTCTGGATGCCGCCCATGCGCTGATGGACCAAGGCGTCTTTCGGTATAACCGCCCCCCGAAACTATCGGGATCAGAGCGCCTTGAGAAAATTCGAGCCCGCGCCGAACACGAGCGGGAAACCTTCAACGATATCTGGCGCACCCTGCCGAATACGGACGAAACCGATGAGCAGGTTGAGGAGCGTCAAACAGAAGTTCGCAATATCAAACTGCCCGAAGAGAACCTGCTCTATTTCATCGAGAAAGCGTCCCCCACACTGCTGCCTTGGCAACGAGAAATCGTCCGAATCGTGCGGAACGTGTCGCAGTATTTCTATCCTCAAAAACAGACCAAGGTGATGAACGAGGGATGCGCGACCTTCGTCCACCACTACATCATGAATGAGTTACATCGTCGGGGTCAGATCTCCGAAGGGGCCGTGATGGAGTTTTTGCACTCCCACTCCTCCGTCGTCTTTCAGCCAAGCTTCGACGACCCCCGCTATTCGGGGATCAATCCTTACGCCCTTGGCTTTGCGATGATGCAGGACATCGTCCGAATCGTTGAAACACCGACCGCTGAGGACCACGAATGGTTCCCCGCCTTGGCCGGGACAAAGGATTGGCGCGCCGCCCTGAAAGAGGCGTGGGCGAATTATCGCGATGAAAGTTTCATCCTGCAATATCTCTCGCCGAAGGTCATGCGGGACTTCCGGCTCTTCGCCCTCGCCGATGATGGGAAAAAGACCTATTACCAAGTGGCGTCGATCCATGACGAGGCAGGGTATCGCCGCACCCGCAGCGCCCTCTCGTCGATGTATGACCTCGGCCTGCACGAACCCAATCTTCAGGTCATGGCCGCCGACCTCGAAGGCGACCGGAAATTGACGATCGCCCATCTCCGCTTCAACGGGCGCGGCCTTGAGCCAAGCACCAAGGCGACGGTTCTGGGGCATTTGAAACAGCTCTGGGGCTTTGAGGTTGAACTGACAGAGCAGGATATGACGACGTAAGGGCGCGGTCATCCCATACGTCTTCTCTTCTGAAGGGGAATGGCAGGGGTATCTGCCGGCGGAGACACTCCCTAAAGTGATGTCTTCGTCATCATTGGGACATCATGACCACGGAAATTCTCGCCCCCGCCGCCGCCCTCGTCCTCTGGTCTCTCTTTATGCTGGTCTGGCTCCTTGTTGTTCGGTTCCCGGCCTTCAGGAAGGCCGGGATCAATATCGCGAAGGTCGCCCCGGGCAGTCGCGGATCCAGTCTTGATGGGATCCTCCCCGACAATGTCATGTGGAAATCCCACAATTATCAACATCTGATGGAGCAACCGACCATCTTCTATCCGGTGGTCATCATCCTCGCCCTTGTCGGTGCCACCGGCCTCGATATCGGCCTTGCCTGGGCTTATGTTGGTCTAAGGATTATCCACTCGATTTGGCAGGCCGTGGCCAATATCGTCTTGATCCGCGCCGGCATCTTTGCTCTTTCGACACTGGTCTTGATGGCTCTAGCCTTGCGCGCCTTTTTCGCCGTGATGTAGAGCGGCGCGCCGCAAAAGGGGATCACCGGCCCCCTTTTGCGAGGACGCAATCGGCCAGACCATCGCGGGCGACGACGCGCATCCGCGCTTCTAGGGTTCGTGCCCGCCGGGCGACATAGGGACCTGGGGGGTCGACCCGCCAGGCATTCGGGTTGGGGAGGACGGCGGCGAGCAACGCGGCCTCCCTCCTTGTCAGATCACGGGCGGATTTACCGAAGCGTGCCTGCGCCGCAGCTTCCGCACCGAACAGACCGTCGCCCCATTCGGCGACATTCAGATAGGCGGTCAGGATGCGGTCTTTTGGCCAGAGAAATTCGATCAGGACGGTGAAATAGGCCTCCGCTCCCTTCCTTACCCAGTCCCGCCCAGCCCACAGAAAAACATTCTTGGCCGTCTGCTGACTGATCGTCGAGGCGCCCCTTAACCCCTTCCCCTCACGAGCGTCGGCGAGGGCCTGGCGGAGTTGCTCGACATCAAAACCATGGTGGGTACAGAACTTCGTATCTTCCGCGGCGATCACCGCAAGAACGAGTTGGTCTGACACCGCCGATAACGGCACAGTGGCTTGCCGGATCTCCTCGCCACTCAGCGATCGCCAGCTCATCAAAAAACTGTGGGAGGGGATGACCACGCGGAAAAACCCCACCCAGATCACCGTCACGGCCACGAAAACGAGGCCGAGGCGCAGAACCGCGATCATCAATTTGCCGAGTTTCCCCCGATCCCGTCGTGCCATGCCTCAGACCTTTTCGACGAGACCCGCTCCCTCGGTCCGCCCCTGGGGGCTCGCCAGCCAGGCTTCGCAGCAGGCTTTCGCCAAACGGCGGACACGGAGGATATAGGATTGACGCTCCGTCACAGAAATCACCCCGCGGGCATCCAGCAAATTAAACAGATGGCTGGCCTTGATGCATTGGTCATAGGCCGGGAGCGCCAGCCCCTTGTCGAGAATAGCCGAACAGGCCGCCTCTGCTTCGCGGAATTGGTCGAACAGGACCTCGGTATTCGCCAACTCGAAATTATAGGCGGAGAACTCCCGTTCCTGCTGGTGGAAGACATCGCCATAGGTGACCCCAGCGCCGTTGAAATCGAGGTCATAGCCATTGTCGACGCCCTGAACATACATCGCCAGTCGTTCAAGGCCGTAGGTCAAC
This window harbors:
- a CDS encoding MAPEG family protein, whose amino-acid sequence is MTTEILAPAAALVLWSLFMLVWLLVVRFPAFRKAGINIAKVAPGSRGSSLDGILPDNVMWKSHNYQHLMEQPTIFYPVVIILALVGATGLDIGLAWAYVGLRIIHSIWQAVANIVLIRAGIFALSTLVLMALALRAFFAVM
- the mtgA gene encoding monofunctional biosynthetic peptidoglycan transglycosylase, encoding MARRDRGKLGKLMIAVLRLGLVFVAVTVIWVGFFRVVIPSHSFLMSWRSLSGEEIRQATVPLSAVSDQLVLAVIAAEDTKFCTHHGFDVEQLRQALADAREGKGLRGASTISQQTAKNVFLWAGRDWVRKGAEAYFTVLIEFLWPKDRILTAYLNVAEWGDGLFGAEAAAQARFGKSARDLTRREAALLAAVLPNPNAWRVDPPGPYVARRARTLEARMRVVARDGLADCVLAKGGR
- a CDS encoding SpoVR family protein — its product is MSATPKSDGLLFSDSAWTFSDLQRTFEAIEDIGLNDLGLDCYANQIEVITSEQMLDAYSSHGMPLMYRHWSYGKHFARDQMNYQKGYSGLAYEIVINSDPCIAYLMEENSMTMQALVMAHACMGHNHFFKNNYLFRQWTDASAILTYLDFAKRYIARCEDEYGHEEVELILDAAHALMDQGVFRYNRPPKLSGSERLEKIRARAEHERETFNDIWRTLPNTDETDEQVEERQTEVRNIKLPEENLLYFIEKASPTLLPWQREIVRIVRNVSQYFYPQKQTKVMNEGCATFVHHYIMNELHRRGQISEGAVMEFLHSHSSVVFQPSFDDPRYSGINPYALGFAMMQDIVRIVETPTAEDHEWFPALAGTKDWRAALKEAWANYRDESFILQYLSPKVMRDFRLFALADDGKKTYYQVASIHDEAGYRRTRSALSSMYDLGLHEPNLQVMAADLEGDRKLTIAHLRFNGRGLEPSTKATVLGHLKQLWGFEVELTEQDMTT
- a CDS encoding hydroxymethylglutaryl-CoA reductase, with product MADAPRPPRIPRNRDDDYTAEMAADRARFAAAQTGAPLDHVTKGTIDPALLKGNCENFFGVAQVPIGLAGPLEIDGEHAKGPFYIPLATTEGTLVASYNRGMRLLSEVGGVKTTVIERYMQRAPVFHFANARDARAFGEWVADHEADIRTAAEATTTVGQLHHIQRFQVAQMCFLRFNYLTGDAAGQNMSGKATYAACEWIAEHAPGQPWYTLSGAIDTDKKHSHMNMLHSRGARVVAEVTIPDAVMQAMMGPSNAKLFRGRLVSNAGGMLAGTVNNGMHAANGLTALFIATGQDVANISESHAAITFVELLPNGDYYWSITIPSLIVATYGGGTGLPTQRECLEMLGCYGKGKVEKFAEICAATVLAGEISLAAAVQHGDWVSSHDRYGRNRP
- a CDS encoding YSC84-related protein, encoding MRISQLSLLSGVTALASVAFSGAQAGETGTDLQMQAKDMLERCQAISESCMESTKDAAGILVFPEVLKADLIVGGAGGNGVLMVDGQPVGYYDIGKASIGLQAGIDEKAMVYVFRDEESLASLTDGEEWEVGINAGVTLITANADAVAETGEPLLYAFDADGLVAEFNINTFRIWEDPENAGMAMDDDEMMDVSG